One segment of Chloroflexota bacterium DNA contains the following:
- a CDS encoding type I 3-dehydroquinate dehydratase codes for MSLSPSAHAMIAVALNEPTTAHARAALLAASALADIVELRLDLMDELDLPRLLAERPCPVVVTNRAAREGGRWQGSEAARLDLLRQAIDLGAEYVDVEADAIHQIRERGQSRLIASSHDFGRMPADLPALWGRLAETGADVVKLVGMARDARDVVSVMQTLAAADRPTIAIAMGPCGAASRVLALREPHCLLTFCALESGGGTAPGQLGVRDLLETYRARTLSRRTAVLGVLSPVPDDAAMARWNAALHDSGQDRVAVPLIVPDGVEVADVLTALRGTDIRLLAISEPLQEVVGQALDALEPAACRAGRVNLIANSLDGLVGGWIDGPAEAGPRLDAAHAAAATRSGATAGATAGATG; via the coding sequence ATGAGTCTCTCGCCGTCTGCCCACGCCATGATCGCCGTGGCGCTCAACGAGCCAACCACCGCCCACGCGCGTGCGGCGCTGCTGGCGGCCTCGGCCCTTGCCGACATCGTCGAGCTGCGCCTCGACCTGATGGACGAGCTGGATCTGCCGCGCCTGCTGGCCGAGCGTCCCTGCCCCGTCGTCGTCACGAACCGGGCCGCCCGCGAAGGCGGACGCTGGCAGGGCAGCGAAGCGGCCCGGCTCGACCTGCTGCGGCAGGCCATCGATCTCGGCGCGGAGTACGTGGACGTGGAGGCCGACGCCATCCACCAGATCCGCGAGCGCGGCCAGAGCCGGCTGATCGCGTCGAGCCACGATTTCGGCCGCATGCCAGCCGATCTGCCGGCGCTGTGGGGGCGGCTGGCCGAGACCGGCGCGGACGTGGTCAAGCTGGTCGGCATGGCCCGGGACGCCCGCGATGTCGTCTCGGTGATGCAGACGCTCGCGGCGGCCGACCGCCCGACCATCGCCATCGCCATGGGGCCATGCGGCGCGGCCTCGCGCGTGCTGGCCCTGCGCGAGCCGCACTGCCTGCTGACCTTCTGCGCGCTGGAGAGCGGCGGCGGGACAGCCCCCGGGCAGTTGGGCGTGCGCGACCTGTTGGAGACGTACCGCGCGCGAACGCTCAGCCGGCGGACGGCCGTGCTGGGGGTGCTCTCGCCCGTCCCCGACGATGCCGCGATGGCGCGCTGGAATGCTGCCCTGCACGACAGTGGACAGGACCGGGTGGCCGTGCCGCTGATCGTGCCGGACGGCGTGGAGGTAGCCGACGTGCTGACCGCCCTGCGCGGCACCGACATCCGCCTGCTGGCCATCTCGGAGCCGCTCCAGGAGGTGGTGGGACAGGCGCTGGACGCCCTGGAGCCGGCCGCTTGCAGGGCCGGCCGCGTGAACCTCATCGCGAACAGTCTGGACGGCCTCGTGGGTGGATGGATCGACGGGCCCGCCGAGGCCGGCCCACGCCTGGACGCCGCCCACGCTGCCGCAGCAACCCGCTCCGGGGCGACCGCCGGGGCAACCGCCGGGGCAACCGGATGA
- the rpiA gene encoding ribose-5-phosphate isomerase RpiA, which translates to MVQDAEALKRVAANEAVQLVRDGMVVGLGSGSTAELFLAALAERVKAGLNVTGVPTSVRVASLAEAAGIPIRPLEEIGRIDLTVDGADEILLPDLALIKGRGAALLREKLVAASTERLCIVADDSKLVGKLGELQPVPVAVIPFGWSQTAERIRALGCEPVPRIANGRPVVSDDGLFLLDCRFPPMERPADVAAALKGVTGVAEHGIFLGLTAQAIVAGADGITVLTPSSATA; encoded by the coding sequence ATGGTGCAGGATGCAGAGGCGCTGAAGCGCGTCGCGGCCAACGAGGCCGTGCAGCTCGTGCGGGACGGTATGGTGGTGGGCCTGGGCAGCGGCTCGACGGCTGAGCTGTTCCTGGCGGCCCTGGCCGAGCGGGTGAAGGCCGGCCTCAACGTGACCGGCGTGCCGACCTCGGTGCGGGTGGCGTCGCTGGCGGAGGCGGCCGGCATCCCGATCCGGCCGCTGGAGGAGATCGGCCGGATCGACCTGACGGTGGACGGCGCAGACGAGATCCTTCTGCCCGATCTGGCCCTGATCAAGGGGCGTGGCGCGGCCCTCCTGCGCGAGAAGCTGGTGGCCGCGTCCACCGAGCGACTGTGCATCGTGGCGGACGACTCGAAGCTGGTCGGCAAGCTGGGCGAGCTGCAGCCGGTGCCGGTCGCCGTGATCCCGTTCGGCTGGTCGCAGACCGCCGAGCGCATCCGGGCGCTCGGCTGCGAGCCGGTCCCGCGGATCGCGAACGGCCGGCCGGTCGTCTCGGATGACGGGCTGTTCCTGCTCGACTGTCGCTTTCCGCCGATGGAGCGCCCGGCCGACGTGGCGGCGGCGCTCAAGGGCGTGACCGGCGTGGCGGAGCACGGCATCTTCCTGGGACTGACGGCGCAGGCCATCGTGGCGGGCGCGGACGGCATCACGGTGCTGACGCCATCGTCGGCCACGGCGTGA
- a CDS encoding YceI family protein, whose translation MPSRLGWGGRVRVGFGAGLLVTGAGLLVASILHLSTPAVAAPSAGVVAAPARAEVTRVDLAPGGEARYRAMEVLSGRGVNEAIGRTNEMTGSLLFDVAGSVVPEQSRVTVDLRNLQSDSAMRDRYIQRTTLQTMQYPTAEFVLTAAPGLPLPLPASGTAAFELVGDLTLHGITRPATWQATATFGEADVTGTATTTVLLTDFGMEPPRAGPVLSIEDAVRLELDVRAVIAPSIADLLDEAT comes from the coding sequence ATGCCATCACGCCTCGGCTGGGGCGGACGCGTGCGGGTGGGCTTCGGCGCAGGACTGTTGGTAACGGGGGCTGGCCTGCTGGTCGCCTCGATTCTCCACCTGTCGACGCCGGCCGTGGCCGCGCCGTCAGCCGGTGTGGTTGCCGCGCCCGCGCGCGCAGAGGTGACGCGGGTCGATCTGGCGCCCGGCGGCGAGGCCCGCTACCGCGCGATGGAAGTCCTCAGTGGGCGCGGCGTCAACGAGGCCATCGGCCGGACCAATGAGATGACTGGCTCGCTGCTGTTCGACGTGGCAGGCAGCGTTGTCCCGGAGCAGTCCCGCGTGACCGTCGATCTGCGAAACCTCCAGAGCGACAGCGCCATGCGCGACCGCTACATCCAGCGCACGACCCTCCAGACGATGCAGTACCCGACCGCCGAGTTCGTGCTGACCGCCGCGCCGGGCCTGCCGCTGCCGCTGCCGGCCAGCGGCACGGCGGCGTTCGAGCTGGTGGGCGACCTGACGCTGCACGGCATCACGCGGCCGGCGACCTGGCAGGCGACGGCCACCTTCGGCGAGGCCGACGTGACCGGCACGGCCACGACGACGGTCCTGTTGACCGATTTCGGCATGGAGCCGCCGCGCGCCGGCCCGGTCCTGAGCATCGAAGACGCCGTGCGCCTGGAGCTTGACGTGCGGGCGGTCATCGCTCCGTCGATCGCGGACCTGCTCGACGAGGCGACCTGA
- a CDS encoding TIGR03618 family F420-dependent PPOX class oxidoreductase has translation MASEHLLPPDPIADLLGLRLIATLGTSNADGSPHLTPIWFLYEDGRIYLPTGSASRKVRNVRARPAVSVLIDQRQPACHRWASAAGTAEILDGEAAAAVNARVRERYVSAAGEATYGALVSGYDDVTIVVTPTRWRSWTPTALERLAREHGVDGDALAGWFTDWDA, from the coding sequence GTGGCGTCTGAGCATCTCTTGCCGCCCGACCCCATTGCCGATCTGCTCGGGCTGCGGCTGATCGCGACGCTCGGCACCAGCAACGCCGATGGCTCGCCGCACCTGACGCCGATCTGGTTTCTGTACGAGGATGGACGCATCTACCTGCCGACTGGATCCGCCAGCCGCAAGGTCCGCAACGTCCGGGCGAGGCCGGCCGTCTCGGTGCTGATCGATCAGCGGCAGCCGGCCTGCCACCGCTGGGCGTCCGCGGCCGGGACGGCGGAGATCCTCGACGGCGAGGCTGCCGCCGCCGTCAACGCCCGCGTCCGTGAACGGTACGTCAGCGCGGCCGGCGAGGCGACCTACGGCGCGCTGGTCTCCGGCTACGACGACGTGACCATCGTGGTGACGCCGACGCGCTGGCGATCCTGGACGCCGACCGCGCTCGAACGGCTGGCCCGCGAGCATGGTGTCGATGGGGACGCGCTCGCGGGCTGGTTCACGGACTGGGACGCCTGA
- a CDS encoding ADP-ribosylglycohydrolase family protein — protein sequence MIGPRLGILLGKAVGDALGAGTEFQTPDQITRRHGTVTGYVQGVNQDFAPGEFTDDTHMALCILGAYWDRAVRGDDLLVATLKRFQAWRAARPPDIGNATQGALLSSRQHGLSGGFLQWEQSGYASAGNGGLMRAATSAVAGSRGEALRTEAIQLSMLTHPDPRSLGACRVLVVALEAILDGADVVDAWKLGVDELAKAKLDVPIQEQFGGHRAALIRERLPEARKAVRAAVEHGLTGAWRSQSGFVIHTLEAAVAASLAPSYLEGILPIVARGDDSDSVAAVAGAVLGARGLLPPDELIDGLRCNFAWPTWPPDEVRGWPALAAFVPPRPDAAPTSPDDEDAEEVEFRRFQPLLPPFEFDEIAPNVYAGRAPLFQREVWQLRAAGITHILDLREEREWATAGYRGRSAIAEIDALGLTRLHVPVTDVTAPMPHHLDDAVAFIEAALHVGGTVYLHCRAGMQRTASVAGAWYARQQRCSVMDAMRQLRQRRPAFEPLPDQMQAAQRWVSAHPYRS from the coding sequence GTGATCGGTCCACGCCTCGGCATCTTGCTCGGGAAGGCGGTCGGCGACGCCCTGGGCGCCGGCACCGAGTTCCAGACCCCGGACCAGATCACCCGGCGGCACGGCACGGTCACCGGCTACGTCCAGGGGGTCAACCAGGACTTCGCGCCCGGCGAGTTCACCGACGACACGCACATGGCGCTCTGCATCCTCGGGGCGTACTGGGATCGCGCGGTGCGCGGCGACGATCTGCTCGTGGCGACCCTCAAGCGCTTTCAGGCGTGGCGGGCGGCCCGGCCGCCGGACATCGGGAACGCCACCCAGGGGGCGCTGCTCTCATCGCGACAGCACGGGCTGAGCGGCGGCTTCTTGCAGTGGGAGCAGAGCGGCTACGCCTCGGCCGGCAACGGGGGGCTGATGCGGGCGGCGACTTCGGCGGTGGCTGGCAGCCGGGGCGAGGCGCTTCGCACCGAGGCGATCCAGCTCTCGATGCTGACGCACCCCGATCCGCGCAGCCTGGGGGCGTGCCGGGTGCTGGTGGTGGCGCTCGAAGCGATCCTCGACGGGGCAGACGTGGTCGACGCCTGGAAGCTCGGCGTGGACGAGCTGGCAAAGGCGAAGCTCGACGTGCCGATTCAGGAGCAGTTTGGCGGGCACCGGGCCGCGCTGATCCGCGAGCGGCTGCCCGAAGCCCGCAAGGCGGTGCGGGCCGCCGTCGAGCACGGGCTGACCGGCGCATGGCGCAGCCAGAGCGGCTTCGTGATCCACACGCTGGAAGCAGCCGTCGCGGCGAGCCTCGCGCCGAGCTACCTCGAAGGCATCCTGCCCATCGTGGCGCGCGGCGACGACAGCGACAGCGTGGCCGCCGTAGCCGGGGCGGTACTGGGGGCGCGCGGCCTGCTGCCGCCCGATGAGCTGATCGACGGCCTGCGCTGCAACTTCGCGTGGCCGACCTGGCCGCCCGACGAGGTCCGGGGCTGGCCGGCCCTGGCCGCCTTCGTGCCGCCGCGCCCGGACGCCGCTCCGACCTCGCCAGACGACGAGGACGCCGAGGAGGTCGAGTTTCGGCGGTTTCAGCCCTTGCTGCCGCCGTTCGAGTTCGACGAGATCGCGCCGAACGTCTACGCGGGCCGCGCGCCGCTGTTCCAGCGCGAGGTCTGGCAGCTACGGGCGGCCGGGATCACCCACATCCTCGACCTGCGCGAGGAACGCGAGTGGGCAACCGCTGGCTATCGCGGGCGGTCCGCCATCGCCGAGATCGACGCCCTGGGCCTGACGCGGCTGCACGTACCGGTCACGGATGTGACTGCCCCGATGCCGCACCACCTGGACGACGCGGTGGCGTTCATCGAGGCGGCGCTCCACGTCGGCGGGACGGTCTACCTGCACTGTCGGGCCGGCATGCAGCGGACGGCGTCCGTCGCCGGCGCGTGGTACGCCCGGCAGCAGCGCTGCTCGGTGATGGACGCCATGCGCCAGCTGCGGCAGCGCCGGCCAGCCTTCGAGCCGCTCCCGGATCAGATGCAGGCGGCCCAGCGGTGGGTGTCAGCGCACCCGTACCGGAGCTGA
- a CDS encoding ROK family protein, which yields MTANTSDHRPVIGIDLGGTKIRSVVTRHDGEILGEDVRMTDAEAGQEVVVGRLVASARAAAAASGLRPTDIVAAGVTAPGTVDFDAGVLHQPPNLPGWDAVPLAQLLTGPLGCPVFLENDANAAAYGEWRHGAGTGLRHMIYLTVSTGIGAGLILNGGLYRGADGAAGELGHITVDVTGPEHNCGMVGCVEVMASGTAIARMAHEAYTAGRSPELARLAAERGELTAAEVDEAAELGDPVADEILGRAATYLGIGLASYINIFNPEAIVIGGGVSKIGARLLEPAFALAKRRAFRLPSQRVSLRLAALEGRAEVLGVAALARDSV from the coding sequence ATGACGGCGAACACGTCGGACCACCGCCCGGTCATCGGGATCGATCTCGGCGGCACCAAGATCCGCTCGGTGGTGACGCGCCACGACGGCGAGATCCTGGGCGAGGACGTCCGCATGACGGACGCCGAGGCTGGGCAGGAGGTCGTGGTCGGGCGGCTGGTGGCTTCGGCACGGGCGGCAGCGGCGGCCAGCGGCCTCCGGCCCACGGACATCGTGGCGGCCGGCGTGACGGCCCCGGGCACGGTGGACTTCGACGCCGGCGTGCTGCACCAGCCGCCGAACCTGCCGGGCTGGGACGCCGTGCCGCTGGCGCAGTTGCTGACCGGGCCGCTCGGGTGTCCCGTGTTCCTGGAGAACGACGCCAACGCGGCAGCCTACGGCGAGTGGCGGCATGGGGCCGGCACGGGCCTGCGCCACATGATCTACCTGACCGTCAGCACCGGCATCGGCGCGGGGCTGATCCTGAACGGCGGCCTGTACCGGGGCGCGGACGGCGCGGCCGGCGAGCTTGGGCACATCACCGTGGACGTAACCGGCCCGGAGCACAACTGTGGGATGGTCGGGTGCGTCGAGGTGATGGCCTCGGGCACGGCCATTGCACGGATGGCCCACGAGGCGTACACGGCCGGGCGCTCGCCGGAGCTTGCGCGGCTGGCCGCCGAGCGCGGCGAGCTGACGGCAGCCGAGGTTGACGAGGCGGCCGAGCTTGGCGATCCGGTGGCCGACGAGATCCTGGGCCGAGCGGCGACCTACCTGGGGATCGGGCTGGCGAGCTACATCAACATCTTCAATCCAGAGGCCATCGTCATCGGCGGAGGCGTCTCGAAGATCGGGGCGCGCCTGCTGGAGCCGGCCTTTGCGCTGGCGAAGCGGCGGGCGTTCCGGCTGCCGTCGCAGCGGGTCTCGCTGCGGCTGGCCGCGCTCGAAGGGCGGGCCGAAGTGCTCGGTGTGGCAGCCCTGGCGCGCGACAGCGTGTAG
- a CDS encoding GreA/GreB family elongation factor produces the protein MVGELTVGDAIRNYITGLAPAERPTVVPILNGFGRWFGAERGLAEIDAVQLERYQEQMAASGIDPTSRLEPLRTFLSDARTKKLIPVALASYVKIKRKSAAERASLGRPVAVQTIDVTRAGYEQLNAELHKLEMEELPLAIAAMTKAAADKDFRENAPYDAAKQHRAEIQRRIDEIKETLARAAVVDDTNDDRVGVGTRVVVRDLEEDEEFAYTLVGPGERGAGKISTQSPVGRALLDHIVGDVVQVSVPAGVHKYRIEKIERVG, from the coding sequence GTGGTTGGTGAGCTAACTGTCGGCGACGCGATCAGGAACTACATCACCGGGCTCGCGCCGGCCGAGCGCCCGACGGTGGTTCCGATATTGAACGGCTTCGGTCGGTGGTTCGGCGCCGAGCGAGGCCTCGCCGAGATCGACGCGGTGCAACTGGAACGGTACCAGGAGCAGATGGCCGCGTCGGGCATCGATCCGACCAGCCGGCTCGAGCCGCTGCGGACCTTCCTCTCGGACGCCCGCACCAAGAAGCTGATCCCTGTCGCGCTCGCAAGCTACGTCAAGATCAAGCGCAAGAGCGCTGCTGAGCGGGCCTCGCTGGGCCGTCCGGTGGCGGTGCAGACCATTGACGTGACGCGGGCGGGCTACGAGCAGCTGAACGCCGAGCTTCACAAGCTCGAGATGGAAGAGCTTCCACTCGCCATCGCCGCGATGACGAAGGCGGCGGCTGACAAGGACTTCCGCGAGAACGCCCCGTACGACGCGGCGAAGCAGCACCGCGCCGAGATCCAGCGCCGGATCGACGAGATCAAGGAGACGCTGGCGCGGGCGGCCGTGGTCGACGACACCAACGACGACCGGGTCGGCGTCGGCACGCGCGTGGTGGTCCGCGACCTGGAAGAGGACGAGGAGTTCGCCTACACGCTGGTCGGTCCTGGCGAGCGCGGCGCGGGCAAGATCTCGACGCAGTCGCCGGTGGGCCGGGCCTTGCTGGATCACATCGTTGGCGACGTGGTGCAGGTGTCGGTGCCGGCCGGCGTCCACAAGTACCGCATCGAGAAGATCGAGCGGGTCGGCTAG
- the rsmG gene encoding 16S rRNA (guanine(527)-N(7))-methyltransferase RsmG: protein MPLEIVAAGAARLGIPLPPERLALLARYVALLLARNQQVNLTRIVEPDEVERRHLLDSLTCALPVLDALTGGADWRCIDIGSGGGLPGLPLAIAFPALRVTLLESVGKKAAFLREAAEALGLQNVTVVTARAEDAGRVPDLRDGFALGVARALAPLDVALELCLPFVKPGGVLVLPRGSDLDAQLAAGQDAAEELAASPRPPILLADPELPPGRSLVVADKRGPTPARFPRRAGLAAKRRGRGT, encoded by the coding sequence ATGCCACTGGAGATCGTCGCGGCCGGAGCCGCGCGGCTCGGGATTCCGCTCCCCCCCGAGCGGCTGGCCCTGCTGGCCCGCTACGTCGCGCTGCTGCTGGCACGCAACCAGCAGGTGAACCTGACCCGGATCGTCGAGCCGGACGAGGTCGAGCGCCGACATCTGCTCGACAGCCTGACCTGTGCCCTCCCCGTCCTCGACGCCCTCACTGGCGGCGCCGACTGGCGCTGCATCGACATCGGCTCGGGCGGCGGGCTGCCGGGCCTGCCGCTCGCCATCGCCTTTCCCGCCCTGCGCGTCACCCTGTTGGAGTCGGTCGGCAAGAAGGCCGCCTTCCTGCGCGAGGCCGCCGAGGCGCTCGGTCTGCAGAACGTGACGGTGGTGACGGCTCGCGCTGAGGATGCCGGCCGCGTCCCAGACCTGCGCGACGGCTTCGCGCTGGGCGTTGCGCGCGCCCTCGCGCCGCTGGACGTGGCGCTGGAGCTGTGCCTGCCGTTCGTGAAGCCCGGCGGCGTGCTGGTGCTGCCGCGCGGCTCGGACCTGGACGCGCAGCTCGCAGCCGGTCAGGACGCCGCCGAGGAGCTGGCCGCCAGCCCGCGCCCCCCGATCCTGTTGGCGGATCCCGAGCTGCCGCCCGGCCGCTCGCTGGTCGTCGCGGACAAGCGTGGCCCGACGCCGGCCCGCTTCCCGCGCCGGGCCGGGCTGGCCGCCAAACGCCGAGGACGAGGGACATGA
- a CDS encoding PD40 domain-containing protein has protein sequence MDGDTGRISRRRALVGLLAATTATFGAACDLLSSSPAPPTASPSASPSPSPSGPGAGQPVATSVQIVAGASPAGPSALAAAFPAAASPAGAAQPGLPPIVPGRLPSPVASPGTVGSPSVVGSPGPPPGSSPVPGQIVSAVASPQPLPIALGRPGLLAVEAGGRILLVDPEKQQPTRALVASPDSSEPLWMPDGRSLVYVGGLGPAAELRLIGAAGGSLRRLTANARPEHGAAWSPRGALLAYALPSALGADSQPDPSAPEEVWLLDVSTGQDRKLADGFDPCWSPDGQWIAYATNGQRDGRGPRDNAIRVVSVDATDDRPLLAVSDLPPDLLPAFTIPFRPQTLRLRAPAWSPTGLQLVASADGHTSLVWTFDVRGQNLRPWAVAYEGGVGRARWSPDGARLAIESQPATGVAVVTVAEIASRREATIGGPEQGFQALGPAWAPDAARLAVVATILPSRRTEQRRATLHLYAADATPLGDLLTEPELRTPAWGAAP, from the coding sequence ATGGACGGGGACACGGGGCGGATCAGCCGGCGGCGCGCGCTCGTCGGGCTGCTGGCGGCAACAACTGCGACATTCGGCGCGGCCTGCGACCTGCTCTCCTCGTCGCCCGCGCCGCCGACAGCCAGTCCGTCCGCCAGCCCGTCGCCGTCCCCGAGTGGGCCAGGGGCCGGCCAGCCCGTCGCCACCAGCGTGCAGATCGTGGCCGGAGCCTCGCCGGCTGGACCGTCGGCACTCGCAGCAGCCTTCCCAGCAGCAGCCTCACCAGCAGGTGCCGCCCAGCCGGGGCTGCCGCCGATCGTGCCCGGGCGTCTGCCGTCCCCCGTGGCCTCGCCGGGTACGGTCGGCAGCCCCAGCGTCGTCGGCAGTCCTGGCCCCCCGCCCGGCTCCAGCCCCGTCCCCGGCCAGATCGTCAGCGCGGTCGCTTCGCCGCAGCCGCTCCCGATCGCACTCGGACGGCCGGGCCTGCTGGCCGTCGAGGCCGGCGGCCGCATCCTGCTGGTCGATCCTGAGAAGCAGCAGCCGACCCGTGCCCTGGTCGCCTCGCCGGACAGCAGCGAGCCCCTCTGGATGCCTGACGGCCGCTCACTGGTCTACGTCGGCGGCCTCGGCCCGGCTGCCGAGCTTCGACTGATCGGGGCAGCCGGTGGCTCACTCAGACGCCTCACCGCCAACGCCCGACCGGAGCACGGCGCGGCATGGTCGCCACGCGGTGCGCTGCTGGCCTACGCCCTCCCGTCAGCCCTCGGCGCGGATAGCCAGCCCGATCCGTCAGCCCCCGAAGAGGTCTGGCTGCTCGACGTGTCCACCGGGCAGGACCGCAAGCTGGCGGACGGCTTCGATCCGTGCTGGTCGCCCGACGGACAGTGGATCGCCTACGCCACGAACGGCCAGCGCGACGGGCGCGGCCCCCGCGACAACGCCATCCGCGTCGTCTCGGTGGACGCCACGGACGACCGGCCGCTGCTGGCCGTCTCGGATCTCCCGCCGGACCTGCTGCCAGCCTTCACGATCCCGTTCCGGCCCCAGACGCTCAGACTGCGCGCGCCGGCGTGGTCGCCGACCGGCCTGCAGCTTGTCGCCAGCGCGGACGGCCACACCAGCCTCGTCTGGACGTTCGACGTGCGCGGCCAGAACCTCCGCCCCTGGGCCGTCGCCTACGAGGGCGGCGTCGGGCGCGCCCGCTGGTCGCCGGACGGTGCCCGGCTGGCCATCGAGTCCCAACCAGCCACCGGGGTGGCGGTCGTCACGGTGGCCGAGATCGCCAGTCGCCGCGAGGCGACGATTGGCGGCCCCGAGCAGGGATTCCAGGCGCTGGGGCCAGCCTGGGCGCCTGATGCAGCCCGGCTGGCCGTCGTCGCCACGATCCTCCCGTCACGCCGTACGGAGCAGCGCCGCGCGACGCTCCACCTCTACGCTGCGGATGCCACGCCCCTCGGCGACCTGCTGACCGAGCCGGAGCTGCGCACGCCGGCCTGGGGCGCAGCGCCGTAG
- a CDS encoding Stp1/IreP family PP2C-type Ser/Thr phosphatase translates to MSQITVQTAGVTDVGRRRDHNEDQWTIISPDDGGLVLVVADGMGGHLAGEVASEMAVETLTRELASLGDDPTGALKAAIERANYEIWRAAEADPQKQGMGTTIVAAVILNGTAYLANAGDSPAYLVRARAAEQVTDDHGLVAEQVRAGLITEEDAEHHPFRHMLTRCLGVDEHVEVQTYGPRALEPGDVLLLCSDGLTEHVKRSEVGELAGQDHGISPEDIARTLIHLANERGGHDNITVVVGRVE, encoded by the coding sequence ATGTCCCAGATCACGGTCCAGACCGCCGGCGTCACCGACGTTGGCCGGCGGCGCGATCACAATGAAGACCAGTGGACCATCATCTCGCCGGACGATGGCGGCCTCGTGCTCGTGGTCGCGGATGGCATGGGCGGCCACCTGGCGGGCGAGGTCGCCAGCGAGATGGCTGTCGAGACGTTGACGCGCGAGCTGGCCAGCCTCGGCGACGATCCGACGGGGGCGCTCAAGGCGGCCATCGAGCGGGCCAACTACGAGATCTGGCGGGCCGCCGAGGCCGACCCACAGAAGCAGGGGATGGGCACCACCATCGTCGCGGCGGTCATCCTCAACGGGACGGCGTACCTGGCGAACGCAGGCGACAGCCCGGCCTATCTGGTGCGTGCGCGCGCCGCCGAGCAGGTGACCGACGATCACGGCCTCGTCGCCGAGCAGGTCAGGGCGGGACTCATCACCGAGGAGGACGCCGAGCATCATCCGTTCCGGCACATGCTGACACGCTGCCTGGGCGTGGACGAGCATGTTGAGGTGCAGACCTACGGGCCGCGCGCGTTAGAGCCCGGCGACGTGCTGCTGCTCTGCTCGGATGGCCTGACCGAGCACGTCAAGCGCAGCGAGGTGGGCGAGCTGGCCGGGCAGGATCATGGCATCTCGCCCGAGGACATCGCACGGACGCTGATCCACCTCGCGAACGAGCGTGGGGGCCACGACAATATCACCGTGGTGGTGGGGCGCGTCGAGTAG
- a CDS encoding Rieske 2Fe-2S domain-containing protein, whose translation MLSAEENRRLTSTNAGTPMGELFRRFWLPVLTFDELSEPDGPPRRLRVMGEELIAFRDTEGTVGVVGAYCAHRRAHLFFGRNEGCGLRCVYHGWKFDTSGQCTEMPTEPPESTFRQRVSIESYPVEEHAGMIWVYMGPPDRRPELPKMGWSLVPDSHRIIARTFHECNYMQGLEGEIDTAHISFLHKWFDDEYSYKGAVTASTQFDPAPKLTVQETDYGFVYGGRRDSPDGRYLWRMTHWLVPTYAVVPYPSWPRGDKIWTPIDDEHSSAFSVYYHRDRPLTDQERQNFRNGLVNAPVLEPCAFQLPDGPVVDVWRPKHHRGRDYDIDRVIQKTRNFTGIRAVADQDRAMVEGMGRIVDRTDEHLGTTDIAVITARRRLLRMSRELEQGIEPYPAHHGDLYRVRSAVTTTDEADFHTVLESVSEQMVAR comes from the coding sequence ATGCTGAGCGCTGAAGAGAACCGCCGCCTGACCAGCACCAACGCCGGCACGCCGATGGGCGAGCTGTTCCGGCGGTTCTGGCTGCCCGTGCTCACCTTTGACGAGTTGTCCGAGCCGGACGGCCCGCCCCGCCGACTCCGCGTCATGGGCGAGGAGTTGATCGCCTTCCGCGATACCGAGGGGACGGTCGGGGTTGTCGGGGCCTACTGCGCGCATCGACGGGCGCATCTCTTCTTCGGGCGGAACGAGGGCTGCGGCCTGCGCTGTGTCTACCACGGCTGGAAGTTCGACACCAGCGGCCAGTGCACCGAGATGCCGACCGAGCCGCCCGAGAGCACCTTCCGCCAGCGCGTCTCGATCGAGAGCTACCCGGTCGAGGAGCATGCCGGGATGATCTGGGTCTACATGGGGCCACCGGACCGCAGGCCCGAGTTGCCGAAGATGGGCTGGTCTCTGGTGCCGGACAGCCACCGGATCATCGCGCGGACCTTCCACGAGTGCAACTACATGCAGGGGCTGGAGGGCGAGATCGACACCGCCCACATCTCGTTCCTGCACAAGTGGTTCGACGACGAGTACTCGTACAAGGGCGCGGTGACGGCCAGCACCCAGTTCGACCCGGCCCCGAAGCTGACCGTCCAGGAGACCGACTACGGCTTCGTGTACGGCGGGCGGCGCGACAGCCCAGATGGCCGCTACCTCTGGCGGATGACCCACTGGCTGGTGCCGACCTACGCCGTGGTGCCGTACCCGTCCTGGCCGCGCGGCGACAAAATCTGGACGCCGATTGACGACGAGCACTCGTCGGCGTTCTCCGTCTACTACCACCGCGACCGCCCCTTGACGGACCAGGAGCGCCAGAACTTCCGCAACGGCCTGGTGAATGCGCCGGTCCTCGAGCCGTGCGCCTTCCAGCTACCGGACGGCCCGGTCGTGGATGTCTGGCGGCCGAAGCACCACCGGGGCCGCGACTACGACATCGACCGGGTGATCCAGAAGACGCGGAACTTCACCGGCATCCGCGCCGTGGCCGACCAGGACCGCGCGATGGTCGAGGGGATGGGCCGGATCGTGGATCGGACCGACGAGCACCTGGGCACCACCGATATCGCCGTGATCACGGCGCGGCGTCGGCTGCTGCGGATGTCCCGCGAGCTTGAGCAGGGCATCGAGCCGTATCCCGCCCATCACGGCGACCTCTACCGGGTGCGCTCGGCGGTCACCACCACGGACGAAGCGGACTTCCACACGGTGCTGGAGTCGGTGTCCGAGCAGATGGTCGCGCGGTAG